The following are encoded together in the Culex pipiens pallens isolate TS chromosome 1, TS_CPP_V2, whole genome shotgun sequence genome:
- the LOC120424627 gene encoding uncharacterized protein LOC120424627, producing the protein MKPTICVLLLGLLGMASCHGISTLTAQSGGPGTTADWSKSRRQGTLIERIIISANEIPTDRPSGGVVMFSGDSVQLERMQRAQARRRGWTTSLSEGLRASTARHGTVAAVTNGRTLDPTESRRDLDGSLFDQVCA; encoded by the exons ATGAAGCCTACGATTTGTGTACTGCTGCTCGGCCTGCTGGGCATGGCATCGTGTCACGGAATCAGCACCCTAACCGCGCAGAGCGGCGGACCTGGAACAACCGCGGACTGGTCAAAGAGTCGTCGACAGGGCACACTAATCGAACGGATTATCATCAGCGCTAACGAAATACCGACGGATAGGCCATCCGGTGGGGTGGTCATGTTCTCCGGGGACTCGGTGCAGCTGGAGCGCATGCAGAGAGCCCAAGCGAGGCGACGCGGCTGGACGACCTCGCTGTCGGAAGGACTCCGAGCTTCG ACCGCAAGACATGGCACGGTGGCAGCGGTAACGAACGGTCGGACGTTAGATCCGACCGAATCGAGGCGTGACCTGGACGGATCACTCTTTGATCAAGTCTGCGCCTAG
- the LOC120424619 gene encoding protein THEM6-like has translation MYWIIAVLVLLAFDVNYYVRFVFTQLSLNISNLFHKKQLTDTVTSYGICTTQDIDIFLDHMNNVRFLRELDFARYHWFGRTKFWSKLRSRGASSVQGATSIRYRRMIGLFRPFRVETRLVWWDERSLYLEHRFVTLTDGFVRAVAISRQVAPGGFNMGELIEQFDECRERPDRPEEIGHWLEAIEVSRLKLRKER, from the coding sequence ATGTACTGGATCATCGCCGTCCTTGTGCTGCTAGCGTTCGACGTCAACTACTACGTCCGCTTCGTCTTCACCCAGCTCTCGCTGAACATCTCCAACCTGTTCCACAAGAAGCAGCTAACCGACACGGTCACGTCGTACGGCATCTGCACCACGCAGGACATCGACATCTTCCTCGATCACATGAACAACGTGCGGTTCCTGCGCGAGCTCGACTTTGCCCGGTACCACTGGTTCGGCCGAACAAAGTTCTGGTCCAAGCTACGCTCGCGGGGAGCTTCCTCGGTGCAGGGCGCAACGTCGATCCGGTACCGGCGCATGATCGGACTGTTCCGGCCGTTTCGCGTCGAAACGCGGCTCGTTTGGTGGGACGAGCGCAGTTTGTACCTCGAGCACCGGTTCGTCACGCTGACGGATGGGTTCGTGCGGGCGGTGGCCATTTCGCGGCAGGTGGCACCTGGAGGGTTCAACATGGGCGAGCTGATTGAACAGTTTGACGAGTGTCGCGAGAGGCCGGATCGACCGGAGGAAATTGGCCACTGGCTGGAGGCGATCGAGGTGTCTAGACTGAAGCTAAGAAAGGAGCGATGA
- the LOC120424617 gene encoding uncharacterized protein LOC120424617 — MARDHDESFARFNFPDQIVNFLLDAQVDPDNPDKIVEILVQHGLAKIAERADNLVTLDFQQLNADEPVTAPTEYADSSPFGGDKSSVSSDFLTVEFEPDSETTESHQSATFNNNYEETVTEQPLTFTSAEKVLSESFVRSPPRPGGAQIPAANETQQPLQSTSGKNADHSQHAPGGAHQRPQSTSGWEKIPKEEDRTEQVLSGYFVRSPPRPGGAQIPAANETQQPLRSTSGTNADHSLRRPGGAHQQLQSTSGWEKITTEEDGTEQTEQVLSGYSVRSLPHPGSAQISAAIETQQPIQSTSGKNADHSQHAPGGAHQRPQSTSGWEKIPKEEDRTEQVLSGYFVRSPPRPGGAQVKKKILGSELVYLVHVRFFQIPAANETQQPLRSTSGTNSDHSLRRPGGTHQQLQSTSGWEKITTEEDGTEQVLSGYFVRSLPHPGSAQISAANETQQPIQSTSGTNADHSLRPRIQSTSLHQRLQSTSGKNADHSPHAPGGAHQRPQSTSGWENIPKEEDRTEQVLSGYFVRSPPRPGGAQIPAANETQQPLQSTSGTNSDHSLRRHGGTHQQLQSTSGTNAEHSLHAPGGAHQQPQSTSGSNAEHSLLRPGDIQISTTSRYQEKENTASLANDPPIVELTPERLKSLLNQTVLGQTITNLAGKGRLSDNRRSDLCGIVAEWHLKNRSKCYCRDLQKYAESIKLTFSNEEKDDYYLPPGGSKKNPGGQIYNKINTIKARNKKRKESDEAHLAQQTTGNKKRCELVNPKEQEANNWLKLNADPWSTVIDCWKVSFSSREQFLGKPKSVEQLKATFYWKFVRCQYGYQLIDIDYLSLTLQAEDVDRSQRWSNTITATISFAENRSLDELGASLIEVLKKIDASEDLKTTSLLLLLNHVLPPQKLKVGFKPSIINGRDDTIIFVSSEEDLNDKLEASQRKYRDYQLDEAPKVVFFGSATELSGEFRLYYNDICYRLPSARRTIDVYIKLCTVLGLQHSRFCKLVYLFITEYIYERPVKERYGFIQKFVSYLNSSFQH, encoded by the exons ATGGCGCGTGATCACGACGAATCATTTGCACGATTCAATTTCCCGGATCAAATCGTTAATTTTCTCCTTG ATGCTCAGGTTGACCCCGATAACCCggataaaattgttgaaatcttGGTCCAACACGGATTGGCAAAGATTGCGGAACGAGCGGACAATTTAGTGACCTtg GATTTCCAACAATTGAACGCCGACGAGCCTGTGACCGCGCCTACAGAATATGCTGACAGTTCCCCTTTTGGCGGAGATAAATCTTCCGTTTCCTCCGATTTTTTGACCGTAGAATTCGAACCGGATTCCGAAACAACTGAGTCACACCAATCGGCTACCTTTAACAACAACTATGAGGAAACAGTGACCGAGCAGCCGCTGACGTTTACTTCCGCCGAAAAGGTGCTGTCGGAATCTTTTGTCCGATCGCCACCTCGCCCCGGAGGCGCACAG ATACCTGCTGCGAACGAGACACAGCAGCCGCTTCAATCAACATCCGGCAAAAACGCGGACCATTCGCAGCACGCGCCCGGCGGAGCGCACCAGCGGCCGCAATCAACATCTGGCTGGGAAAAGATTCCAAAGGAAGAGGACAGAACGGAACAGGTGCTGTCGGGATATTTTGTCCGATCGCCACCTCGCCCAGGAGGCGCACAG ATACCTGCTGCGAACGAGACACAGCAGCCGCTTCGATCAACATCCGGCACAAACGCTGACCATTCGCTGCGCCGGCCCGGAGGAGCGCACCAGCAGCTCCAATCGACATCCGGCTGGGAGAAGATTACGACGGAAGAGGACGGAACGGAACAAACGGAACAGGTGCTATCGGGATATTCTGTCCGATCGCTACCTCACCCCGGAAGCGCACAG ATATCTGCTGCGATCGAGACACAGCAGCCGATTCAATCAACATCCGGCAAAAACGCGGACCATTCGCAGCACGCGCCCGGCGGAGCGCACCAGCGGCCGCAATCAACATCTGGCTGGGAAAAGATTCCAAAGGAAGAGGACAGAACGGAACAGGTGCTGTCGGGATATTTTGTCCGATCGCCACCTCGCCCCGGAGGCGCACAGGTAAAGAAGAAGATTCTCGGTTCTGAGTTGGTTTATTTAGTTCATGTACGCTTTTTCCAGATACCTGCTGCGAACGAGACACAGCAGCCGCTTCGATCAACATCCGGCACAAACTCTGACCATTCGCTGCGCCGGCCCGGAGGAACGCACCAGCAGCTCCAATCGACATCCGGCTGGGAGAAGATTACGACGGAAGAGGACGGAACGGAACAGGTGCTGTCGGGATATTTTGTCCGATCGCTACCTCACCCCGGAAGCGCACAG ATATCTGCTGCGAACGAGACACAGCAGCCGATTCAATCAACATCCGGCACAAACGCTGACCATTCGCTGCGCCCGCGTATTCAATCAACATCCCTGCATCAGCGGCTTCAATCAACATCCGGCAAAAACGCGGACCATTCGCCGCACGCGCCCGGCGGAGCGCACCAGCGGCCGCAATCAACATCTGGCTGGGAAAATATTCCGAAGGAAGAGGACAGAACGGAACAGGTGCTGTCGGGATATTTTGTCCGATCGCCACCTCGCCCCGGAGGCGCACAG ATACCTGCTGCGAACGAGACACAGCAGCCGCTTCAATCAACATCCGGCACAAACTCTGACCATTCGCTGCGCCGGCACGGAGGAACGCACCAGCAGCTCCAATCGACATCCGGCACAAACGCTGAACATTCGCTGCACGCGCCCGGCGGAGCGCACCAGCAGCCGCAATCAACATCCGGCTCAAACGCTGAACATTCGCTGCTCCGGCCCGGAGACATACAG atttcCACGACCAGCCGGTATCAGGAGAAAGAGAATACCGCCAGTCTGGCAAATGATCCCCCGATCGTCGAGCTCACGCCTGAGCGATTAAAGTCGCTTCTGAATCAAACCGTTCTTGGTCAAACGATCACAAATCTGGCCGGCAAGGGAAGGCTGTCGGATAACAGACGTAGTGATTTGTGCGGTATTGTTGCAGAATGGCACTTAAAAAACAGGAGCAAATGTTATTGCCGCGATTTGCAGAAATATGCAGAGTCGATTAAGCTAACGTTTAGCAACGAGGAGAAG GACGATTATTACTTGCCTCCGGGTGGTAGTAAGAAGAACCCCGGTGGACAGATttacaataaaatcaatacCATCAAGGCCCGAAACAAGAAGCGAAAGGAAAGCGACGAAGCCCACCTAGCGCAGCAGACAACCGGAAATAAGAAACGTTGCGAACTCGTCAATCCGAAGGAGCAGGAGGCCAACAACTGGCTCAAATTGAATGCTGATCCGTGGTCAACGGTTATCGACTGTTGGAAGGTTAGCTTCAGCTCCCGCGAACAGTTTTTGGGGAAACCTAAATCGGTCGAGCAACTTAAAGCAACCTTCTACTGGAAATTTGTCCGCTGCCAGTATGGCTACCAATTG ATCGACATAGATTACCTATCTCTGACACTTCAAGCTGAAGACGTGGACCGTTCCCAAAGGTGGAGTAATACCATTACTGCGACGATTTCGTTCGCTGAGAACCGATCGCTGGACGAGCTCGGTGCTTCGTTGATCGAAGTACTGAAGAAGATCGATGCCAGCGAAG ACTTGAAAACTACGTCACTCCTACTGCTGCTTAATCATGTTCTGCCACCACAAAAGCTGAAGGTTGGATTCAAACCATCTATAATCAACGGTCGAGACGACACGATCATATTTGTGAGCAGTGAGGAGGATCTGAACGACAAGCTCGAAGCATCGCAGAGGAAGTATCGAGACTACCAACTCGACGAAGCTCCCAAAGTCGTGTTTTTTGGATCGGCAACTGAATTGAGCGGAGAGTTTCGTTTGTACTATAACGATATTTGTTATAGATTACCGTCGGCGCGTCGGACGATTGACGTGTACATCAAGTTATGTACCGTGCTAGGCCTACAACACTCTCGCTTCTGCAAGCTGGTGTATCtttttataactgagtacatcTACGAGCGGCCGGTAAAGGAGCGGTACGGTTTCATACAAAAGTTTGTATCGTATCTCAACAGCAGCTTTCAACACTAA
- the LOC120424628 gene encoding thioredoxin domain-containing protein 9-like has translation MEQVLQNSLISAAVQLEKQLDGELARLDSLGGEDLEKLREQRIAELKKQSAQRQEWKNNGHGEYQELADEKEFFEVSKKSANIVCHFYRDSTPRCRIVDMHLKILAGRHLEAKFCKVNAEKCPFLTQRLRIKVIPSIALIKDSKTKDYIVGFTDLGNCDDFSTEMLEWRIAQSGAIEYNGDLLTPPDDKKKKKSTYAAKKTIRGGYDSDDSDIDFDD, from the exons atggAGCAAGTGCTGCAGAACTCACTCATTTCGGCCGCCGTGCAGCTTGAGAAGCAACTGGATGGCGAGTTGGCCCGGCTGGACAGCCTCGGTGGCGAGGACCTGGAGAAGCTGCGCGAGCAGCGCATCGCCGAGCTCAAAAAGCAGTCGGCCCAACGGCAAGAGTGGAAGAACAAT GGTCACGGCGAGTACCAGGAGCTCGCGGACGAGAAGGAGTTCTTCGAGGTGAGCAAGAAGTCCGCCAACATCGTGTGCCACTTCTACCGCGACTCGACGCCCCGCTGCCGGATCGTGGACATGCACCTGAAGATCCTGGCCGGGCGCCACCTCGAGGCCAAGTTCTGCAAGGTGAACGCGGAAAAGTGTCCCTTTCTGACGCAGCGGCTGCGCATCAAGGTGATCCCCAGCATAGCGCTCATCAAGGACAGCAAAACTAAGGACTACATCGTGGGCTTCACCGATCTGGGCAACTGCGACGACTTTAGCACGGAGATGCTCGAGTGGCGGATCGCGCAGTCCGGCGCGATCGAGTACAAT GGTGACCTGCTGACGCCCCCCGatgacaagaagaagaagaagtcgaCGTACGCGGCGAAAAAGACCATCCGCGGCGGTTACGACTCGGACGATTCCGATATCGACTTTGACGAttag
- the LOC120424620 gene encoding nucleolar and coiled-body phosphoprotein 1-like, with translation MSLQVQSSQPAAAPSGRRTPQVYQNLVATPPAAPASATPTPPTNGNSTSNKSSSGNKLSLKGSSSGKSSPAASSGKASPAPTQPTVTVTPATPQSAPVVAIVDLVSDEKVASPPKATAEKKEVTNGKDTNGKHEEAVKESPRKETKASPKASPRATPQKSIPVEQVKTPETVSPKKPAASAAKEVKEAAPEPAKKKVDNSLVGEKTLKGFTAEGDEMESLVVEPSEYEDSPMPPRTGGKSKLLKGGPPTRARISPFRVAQEAVAVANASTVVNLSTVSEGQHAESNESSPAVDFNRPLRAISGRRSTRPLTDIQFSYRKPTADLNDSSSSLNVTVGSEIHNDSLRTPAGSSRKRKAMTPESTSDALDVKEHTDSPKRTRLDFSGFLGIVASPVTMLKNRFSRVRLHASTPVAKRSFETEEDLVGKVVTAEATTTTANISGGAAADNKMEVEPAAETADKTEQKPEESSTTIKEGQTDVPASEDASTAEEAKEDSVEVKDVTDKQRRCVIM, from the coding sequence ATGTCACTGCAGGTCCAGTCAAGCCAACCGGCAGCCGCTCCGTCCGGTCGCCGTACACCACAGGTGTACCaaaatctggtggccaccccACCGGCGGCGCCGGCCAGCGCCACCCCAACTCCGCCCACCAACGGCAACAGCACCAGCAACAAATCTTCATCAGGGAACAAACTCTCGCTGAAGGGTTCCTCCAGTGGCAAGTCCAGCCCGGCGGCTTCTTCGGGCAAAGCCAGCCCGGCACCAACTCAACCAACCGTGACGGTCACACCGGCTACGCCGCAGTCCGCACCCGTCGTGGCCATCGTCGATCTGGTTAGCGACGAGAAGGTGGCGTCGCCACCGAAGGCCACTGCTGAAAAGAAGGAAGTCACCAATGGCAAGGACACGAACGGCAAGCACGAGGAGGCGGTGAAGGAATCTCCGCGCAAGGAGACCAAGGCCAGCCCGAAGGCTAGCCCAAGAGCGACTCCCCAGAAGAGCATTCCGGTGGAGCAGGTCAAGACGCCGGAGACGGTTTCGCCGAAGAAgcctgctgcttctgctgcaaAGGAGGTTAAGGAAGCCGCGCCGGAACCCGCAAAAAAGAAGGTGGACAACTCGTTGGTCGGAGAGAAGACCCTTAAAGGGTTCACCGCCGAAGGAGACGAGATGGAGTCGCTGGTTGTGGAACCGTCCGAGTACGAGGATTCGCCAATGCCACCCCGCACCGGTGGAAAGTCCAAGCTGCTGAAGGGAGGCCCCCCAACCCGGGCTCGAATCAGTCCCTTCCGGGTGGCACAGGAAGCAGTGGCCGTGGCCAACGCTAGCACCGTGGTCAACCTGAGCACCGTCAGCGAGGGACAGCACGCTGAGTCAAACGAATCCTCCCCGGCGGTTGACTTCAACCGGCCGCTGCGCGCCATCTCCGGCCGTCGCTCGACGCGTCCCCTGACCGATATTCAGTTCTCGTACCGCAAGCCGACAGCCGATCTGAACGACTCTTCGTCCAGCTTGAACGTCACCGTCGGTTCGGAGATCCACAACGACAGCCTGCGCACCCCCGCCGGCTCGTCCCGCAAGCGCAAGGCCATGACCCCGGAATCGACCTCCGACGCGCTGGACGTTAAGGAACACACCGACAGCCCCAAACGCACCCGGCTCGACTTTAGCGGCTTCCTCGGAATCGTCGCCAGCCCGGTCACCATGCTGAAGAACCGCTTCTCCCGGGTCCGACTCCACGCCAGCACGCCCGTCGCCAAACGCAGCTTCGAAACCGAGGAGGACCTCGTCGGCAAGGTCGTCACGGCTGAAGCCACCACGACCACGGCCAACATCTCCGGTGGAGCCGCCGCTGACAACAAAATGGAAGTCGAACCGGCAGCGGAAACCGCCGACAAGACCGAGCAGAAACCGGAGGAATCCAGCACCACGATCAAGGAAGGCCAAACCGACGTCCCCGCCAGCGAAGATGCCTCCACCGCCGAAGAGGCCAAAGAGGACTCGGTCGAGGTCAAAGACGTCACCGACAAGCAGCGGCGTTGTGTCATCATGTAA